Genomic segment of Streptomyces longhuiensis:
GTGCGTCCAGACAATTCATCCTACGCATAGTGCTTATGGGTTGATAAATGGTGCAAACCGGAACCTTCCGGTGTGAACTGGTGTTAAACGCAGGCCGACTCCCTCGCTCTCTAACGGAGACTGCTCGTGTCTGGGTCCAACCTGCCAATTCCCGCTGCCCGGCCCGTGATCGGCGAAGCCGAGATCGAAGCCGCCGTTCGCGTCCTGCGTAGTGGCCATGTCATCCAGGGACCGGAGGTGGCCGCGTTCGAGGAGGAGTTCTCGGAGCTGGTCGGCGAACGTACCTGTGTCGCCGTCAACTCCGGCACTTCCGCGCTGCAGCTGAGCCTTATGGCGCTCGGCATCGGAGCGGGCGATGAAGTGGTGGTGCCCTCCTTCTCGTTCGCCGCCACCGCCAACGCGGTACGTCTGGTGGGCGCCGAACCGGTCTTCGCCGACATCACGCCCGGCACCTACTGCCTCGATCCGGCCGCCGCGTCGGCGGTGATCGGTCCGCGCACAGCGGCACTGATGCCCGTACATCTGTACGGGCATCCGGCCGACATGGACCATCTGATGCCGCTCGCAGCCCGCCACGGCCTCGCCGTCGTCGAGGACGCCTGCCAAGCGCACGGCGCCACGCTGCACGGACGGCCCGTGGGAACGTTCGGCCAGGCCGGATGCTTCAGCTTCTATCCGACGAAGAACATGCACGCACTCGAAGGCGGCATGATCACCACCGGCGATCGCGAACTGGCCCGCACTCTGAGGCTGCTCAGGAATCAGGGCATGGAGCGGCGGTACGAGCACGAGATCGTCGGCGCCAACCTGCGCATGACCGACGTCGCGGCGGCCGTGGGGCGTGTGCAGCTGAAGCAACTGCCTGCGTGGACCGAGCAGCGGCGGGCCAACGCCAAGGTGCTCGACTCCCGTATCGAGGGGCTGACGGTGCCGCACGTGGCCGACGGCGCCCGGCACGTCTACCACCAGTACACCGTCGCCATCCCTGACGGCCGCAGGGATGCCGTACAGCAGGAACTGGCGGGGCAGGGCATCGGCAGCGCGGTGTACTACCCGACGCCGATCCACCGTCTCGCGCCGTTCCGTGATCCGGCCGGACCTCCGCTGCCCGAGACCGACCGCGCTGCCGCCGAGGTGCTCTCTCTGCCGGTCCATCCCACCCTCGGGCAGGGCGACCTTGAGCGCATCGCCCGCGCCGTCAGCGTCGCCGGAGGTGTCCGGTGAGCAAGCAGACGCTGCGTGCGGGGCTTGTCGGTCTGGGCGCGATGGGACGCAACCACGCCCGGGTGCTGTCGTCACTCGACGGCGTCGAACTCGTCGGCGTCATGGACCCGGCGGGAGACCCCACGGGTGCCGCCCACGGCGCCCCGGTCGTCGCCGCCCTGTCCGAACTGCTCGCGCTCGGCCTCGACTACGCCGTGGTCGCCTGCCCCACGGTGCTGCACGAGGAGATCGGCCTCGCCCTGGCCGCCAGCGGCGTGTGCGCACTGATCGAGAAGCCGCTCGCCCACTCCGCGGCCGCGGCCCGGCGACTGGTCGACGCCTTCGACGGCGCCGGACTGACCGCCGGCGTCGGGCACATCGAGCGATTCAACCCGGCTTTGCAGAGCCTGCGTTCGCGTCTGGAGGCGGGCGAGCTCGGAGAGATGTTCCAGGTGGTCACGCGACGTCAGGGACCCTTCCCGCAGCGCATCGCGGACGTGGGTGTCGTCAAGGACCTGGCGACCCACGACATCGATCTCACCAGCTGGGTGACGGGTTGCCGCTACGCCTCCGTGGCGGCCCGCACCATGTCCAAGAGCGGCCGCCTGCACGAGGACATGGTCGCGGTCGTCGGTGAGCTCACCGACGGCACCATGGTCAGCCATCTCGTGAACTGGCTCAGCCCGCTCAAGGAGCGCTTCACGGCCGTGACCGGCGAGCGCGGCTGCTTCATCGCGGACACCCTCACCGCAGATCTCACCTTCCACGCCAACGGCGCCTTCGCCACGGAGTGGGAAGCGTTGAGCACCTTCCGCGGAGCCACCGAGGGCGACATGGTCCGGTACGCGATTCCCAAGCGCGAGCCGCTGTTCGTCGAGCACGAGCGGTTCCGCGACGCCGTCGAAGGCAGGACGATGGACATCGTCACCCTCGACCAAGGGCTGAGGACGGTGGAGGTCGCCGAGGTGGTCCTGGACTCGGCACGGCGGAAGGCGTCCCTGCCTCTGCAGAACCACCATCACCGGAATCTGGCGGCGGTCACCCAGCGGTCTTGAGTCCCCGTGGCTCTTGGACCGCGTCCTACGTGGTGAGGCGGACGAGTCGCTTGTAGCCGCAGACGGCTGCTGCGGAGCCGACGAAGGCGGCCAGGTGGTTGCGGGGCTGCCGCTCGTACCGGGCACCTTCGCGAGGAGCCCCCTCATCTATGAGGGGGAGGAGCCACGGTGAGCCCAACGACCGCCTCACCACCTAGAACACGGTCTCAATTCACTGGGCAGCCCTCTCATCGAGAGGTCGGCCACCCCAGTGAGCCGTCCTGGTCAGTCGAGCTTGTAGATCAGCTCGGTGACCGTGGCTCGACGCGCGTCGGCGAACGCGTCCTCGCTGCCGATCCGCACGAACCCGTTGCGTTCCAGGACCCGCACCGAGCCGGTGTTGTCCTCGATGACTCGGGCGTGGATCGGTCGCACCGCGACCTCCTCGAGGAGCCCCGCGACGGCAGCGGTCGCCACTCCTCGCCCCCACAGGTCCCGGCGGATCCAGTACGTCAGCTCGATGTTTCCCTCGATCGGGAACACCGCCACGCTGCCCACCAGTTTCCCGTCGACCTCCACGCCCCGGTTGGTGATCTCCGGGTCCGCCAGGATCTTCCGGTGTCTGGCGAGGTACGCCTCACGGTCCTTGGCCTCCTCGGTGACGAAGGCGGCGAGGTGGCGGGCTTCTTCGTCGAGTTGGATCTCGAACAGCCGTGGCAGGTCTTCCTCCCGCAAGGGGCGAAGCGACAGCAGCCCTGGCACGCCTTTCGACACCGCATTCCCTCCGCACATGTCAGGGATCGTCGATCCTTGGAGACACGCGATCCTACGGTTGCGCGATACCTCGTGCGGGGCACTTCACGGTATTCGGAGCCGGTCTTACGGGACACGAGAGCGCGGCGGTGCACCGCCAGGTTCCGATGATCTTGGTCGTGAACCCGTCCTCCAGGAGCTTCACCAGTGCGTACGGCCCTGCCCTACCAACCGCCAGCCCCCACTGCCAGGTTGGCGAGGGCTCAGTGTTCGTTGTCCGCGCGGAACGAACACACAGGGCCAGGGGCATGGCCATCGCAACGCGGTGTGCGGTCACGGCTCTCGGATCGGTTCGGGCCTGCCCGGACTTTGTGGATTTCCCGCGGCGGGAGATCTGAAGACCCACCATCGAAACGCACCGTAATTCGCCACCGCATTAATGATGGTCGACGTCGTCTTGGCCGCTACGTACGCTAGGCCCAGAGCGGTCAACCCGGTGACCGTCGCCACGGTTGCACAGTAATTCAGTACGACGAGCACAAGGTATTTGGCAAAGGCCGGGCCGGCCATCGCTCCGCTTCGGAAGACGAAGGATCTGTTGAGGCCGAAGTTGACCGCCAGTACGGTGACGAACGACAGTGAGGTGGCCCCGGCCAATGGCATATGAAGTACACCGTGCAGCAGGACCAGCGTCCCTACGTCGATGATGTAGCACAGCCCTCCCACAAGGAGGAATCTTGTCGTATCGGCCGACGCAAAGCGGCAAGCAGAGTTCCACATTCTCTGAATGATTTCTGGTACCTTCCTCCGTGCTCAAGGCCGTCGTCGCCGGCGGGTTCCAGGAAAAGAACCGTGAGAGGGTTTTTCTTCGTGTATCAGAACATGAAAGTCGCCGTCGTGGTGCCGGCGTACAACGAGGAAAAGCTGATCGCCCGGACGATCAGCACCATGCCCGATTTCGTCGACCATATCGTGGTGATCGACGACGCCAGCAGTGACGAGACGGCGTCCGAGGCGATCGACGCCGGCGACCCGCGGATGGTGCTCATCCGGCACGAGAACAACACCGGAGTCGGTGGAGCGGTGTGCGACGGGCACCAGGAGGCATTGCGGCTGGGCTGCGACGTCTCGGTGGTCATGGCCGGCGACGGACAGATGGACCCGGACTATCTTCCAGCCCTGCTCGCTCCGATCTGTGACGGGACCGCCCTCTTCACGAAGGCCAACCGTTTCTACTCTCGCGACTCCTACCGGGGCATGCCGAAATACCGGATTCTCGGCAACATCATTCTTTCTTTCATGACCAAGCTGGCGTCCGGGTATTGGCACCTGTTCGACCCGCAGAACGGGTACACCGCGATTCACAGGACGGCACTGGAACGGCTGAATCTCGACCGCGTGGCCAAGGACTACTCGTTCGAGAACGACCTTCTGATCAATCTGAACATCCTCCGGATCCCCGCCTGCGACGTCCCTGTCCCCGCGGTCTACGGGAGTGAGGTGTCCACCATGCGGATGCACAAGGTCATTCCGGCACTGATCGCTCAGCTGGCACGCGGGACCGGCCGACGTGTCGTCCTGAAATATGTTGTCTTCTCCTTCTCGCCGATCGCTCTCCTGCTCCTGGCGGGCCTGTGTCTTATCGCCTTCGGCGGCGCGGCGAGCACCTGGGTATTGATCCACACGCTCGGGCCTGCGAGTGCCAGCGCAGGAAGTGTCCTGCTCGCGTCCCTGCCGATCCTCACCGGGATTCACTTTCTCATCGGCGCCCTCATGCTCGATATCCAGGAGAGTCCGGACCGCCGGGCCGCCACTGTCGGAATCGGAGGCACCTGACCGGCGGCTGCGGATACCGGACGGCGACTTCTTGAATCAGGCCTCCGTGAGAACACCGTCCTTCTCGGTGTGCAGCACGCCGGTGTGCGGGCACTCCCACATGCCGGGCGAGCCGGGGAGCGCACGGAGCCGCTGCCCCGCGCGGCCCACCCAGCCGATGCGACGGGCCGGGACGCCGGCGACGAGAGCGAAGTCCGGCACGTCCCGCGTCACCACGGCGCCGGCGGCGACCATCGCCCAGCGGCCGACGCGGACCGGGGCCACGCAGACCGAGCGCGCGCCGAGCGATGCACCCTCGGCGACCGTGACCCCCACCGGCTCCCAGTCGCCGCGTCCCTTGGGGCGACCTGCGGGGTCGACCGAGCGCGGGTTGTGGTCGTTCGTGAGTACGACCGCGGGGCCGACGAAGACGCCGTTGCCGAGCTCCGCCGGCTCGTAGACCAGGGCGAGGTTCTGAATCTTGACCCCGTCGCCGATCCGGACACCGGGGCCGACATAGGCGCCCCTCCCCACGACGCAGTCATCGCCGAGCACGGCCTGCTCACGGATCTGGGCGAGTTCCCACACGGCGGTGCCGGGACCCAGTGCGGCCGACGCGTCGACCTGGGCCCCGGCCGCCATCCGGACCGGGGCAAGGGACACTTCACTGTTCTGTTTCATGTGCTGTGGAACGACCCAACGGGCGTCTGGGTGCGGCGACTTGGTCCGTTCGCCGCCTCGCTCCCGCTCAGGTGGCTGCGCGGCCTGCTGACGAGGACGGTGTTCGGGTGTTCCTACCGGCCCGTTCTCCTACCAGCTTGACGGGTACTCGCCGCAGACGGGCCCGAGGACGACGCATTCGCTCTCTGCCTCATGACACATGTGCAGCGTGAAACAGTGTTGGA
This window contains:
- a CDS encoding DegT/DnrJ/EryC1/StrS family aminotransferase, whose amino-acid sequence is MSGSNLPIPAARPVIGEAEIEAAVRVLRSGHVIQGPEVAAFEEEFSELVGERTCVAVNSGTSALQLSLMALGIGAGDEVVVPSFSFAATANAVRLVGAEPVFADITPGTYCLDPAAASAVIGPRTAALMPVHLYGHPADMDHLMPLAARHGLAVVEDACQAHGATLHGRPVGTFGQAGCFSFYPTKNMHALEGGMITTGDRELARTLRLLRNQGMERRYEHEIVGANLRMTDVAAAVGRVQLKQLPAWTEQRRANAKVLDSRIEGLTVPHVADGARHVYHQYTVAIPDGRRDAVQQELAGQGIGSAVYYPTPIHRLAPFRDPAGPPLPETDRAAAEVLSLPVHPTLGQGDLERIARAVSVAGGVR
- a CDS encoding Gfo/Idh/MocA family protein, which translates into the protein MGRNHARVLSSLDGVELVGVMDPAGDPTGAAHGAPVVAALSELLALGLDYAVVACPTVLHEEIGLALAASGVCALIEKPLAHSAAAARRLVDAFDGAGLTAGVGHIERFNPALQSLRSRLEAGELGEMFQVVTRRQGPFPQRIADVGVVKDLATHDIDLTSWVTGCRYASVAARTMSKSGRLHEDMVAVVGELTDGTMVSHLVNWLSPLKERFTAVTGERGCFIADTLTADLTFHANGAFATEWEALSTFRGATEGDMVRYAIPKREPLFVEHERFRDAVEGRTMDIVTLDQGLRTVEVAEVVLDSARRKASLPLQNHHHRNLAAVTQRS
- a CDS encoding GNAT family N-acetyltransferase, whose protein sequence is MCGGNAVSKGVPGLLSLRPLREEDLPRLFEIQLDEEARHLAAFVTEEAKDREAYLARHRKILADPEITNRGVEVDGKLVGSVAVFPIEGNIELTYWIRRDLWGRGVATAAVAGLLEEVAVRPIHARVIEDNTGSVRVLERNGFVRIGSEDAFADARRATVTELIYKLD
- a CDS encoding GtrA family protein, with translation MWNSACRFASADTTRFLLVGGLCYIIDVGTLVLLHGVLHMPLAGATSLSFVTVLAVNFGLNRSFVFRSGAMAGPAFAKYLVLVVLNYCATVATVTGLTALGLAYVAAKTTSTIINAVANYGAFRWWVFRSPAAGNPQSPGRPEPIREP
- a CDS encoding glycosyltransferase family 2 protein; this encodes MYQNMKVAVVVPAYNEEKLIARTISTMPDFVDHIVVIDDASSDETASEAIDAGDPRMVLIRHENNTGVGGAVCDGHQEALRLGCDVSVVMAGDGQMDPDYLPALLAPICDGTALFTKANRFYSRDSYRGMPKYRILGNIILSFMTKLASGYWHLFDPQNGYTAIHRTALERLNLDRVAKDYSFENDLLINLNILRIPACDVPVPAVYGSEVSTMRMHKVIPALIAQLARGTGRRVVLKYVVFSFSPIALLLLAGLCLIAFGGAASTWVLIHTLGPASASAGSVLLASLPILTGIHFLIGALMLDIQESPDRRAATVGIGGT
- a CDS encoding acyltransferase — protein: MKQNSEVSLAPVRMAAGAQVDASAALGPGTAVWELAQIREQAVLGDDCVVGRGAYVGPGVRIGDGVKIQNLALVYEPAELGNGVFVGPAVVLTNDHNPRSVDPAGRPKGRGDWEPVGVTVAEGASLGARSVCVAPVRVGRWAMVAAGAVVTRDVPDFALVAGVPARRIGWVGRAGQRLRALPGSPGMWECPHTGVLHTEKDGVLTEA